A stretch of Brachyhypopomus gauderio isolate BG-103 chromosome 3, BGAUD_0.2, whole genome shotgun sequence DNA encodes these proteins:
- the xbp1 gene encoding LOW QUALITY PROTEIN: X-box-binding protein 1 (The sequence of the model RefSeq protein was modified relative to this genomic sequence to represent the inferred CDS: deleted 2 bases in 1 codon), with protein MVVVAAGAGGAHKVLLISGKQSPAAVAAQGGYSRSISVMVPSAAHQASSDSDSNVSAAPLRKRQRLTHLSPEEKALRRKLKNRVAAQTARDRKKAKMGELEQQVLELEQENHKLHLENRMLREKTSDLLSENEELRQRLGLDTLNTEEEKVEKVQAVESGPSDLVLVTGSSESSTQATCASAAGAGPVVIKSEDFVMDARAPCTADSESDLLLGILDILDPELFLKGGLSEAQEAEQRLLLVGATGEPVPASPPGAVGATSVKLEALNELIQFDHVYTKQVEVVHEESIPDVKVEEIQDTVAFSSSDEEEIEVEVETVNVKDEPEEVVIPETNHSSLGVDDFLSDASPSFNDYEKAAYLLTDACSDSGYERSPSPFSDISSPLCSDGSWEDMFANELFPQLISV; from the exons ATGGTTGTAGTTGCAGCAGGGGCCGGAGGCGCCCACAAAGTCCTCCTCATATCCGGCAAGCAGAGCCCGGCGGCCGTGGCGGCGCAGGGCGGATACAGCCGGTCCATTTCTGTCATGGTTCCGTCCGCGGCTCACCAAGCCTCGTCGGACTCCGACTCCAACGTCTCCGCAGCGCCTCTGCGCAAAAGGCAGAGACTCACACACCTGAGTCCCGAGGAGAAAGCACTCAGACG GAAACTTAAGAACAGAGTTGCCGCACAGACTGCAAGAGACAGAAAAAAGGCAAAAATGGGGGAGTTGGAACAACAGGTCCTGGAGCTGGAACAGGAG AATCATAAACTCCACTTGGAGAACAGGATGTTGCGGGAGAAGACGAGTGATCTGCTCAGCGAAAACGAAGAGCTGAGGCAGAGGTTGGGGCTGGACACCCTCAACACGGAGGAGGAGAAAGTGGAGAAG gtgCAAGCTGTCGAATCCGGGCCAAGTGATTTGGTTCTGGTGACCGGGTCTTCTGAG AGCAGTACTCAGGCTACGTGTGCCTCCGCAGCAGGTGCAGGCCCAGTTGTCATCAAATCTGAAGACTTCGTCATGGATGCTCGTGCTCCTTGCACTGCAGACTCTGAG TCTGATCTCCTGCTTGGTATTTTGGACATCCTCGACCCAGAGCTCTTCCTCAAGGGTGGCCTTTCAGAAGCACAGGAGGCAGAGCAGCGTCTCCTGCTGGTGGGGGCAACCGGAGAGCCGGTACCTGCCTCCCCACCTGGAGCTGTGGGGGCCACATCAGTTAAGTTGGAAGCCCTTAATGAACTGATCCAGTTCGACCACGTATACACCAAACAGGTAGAGGTGGTCCACGAGGAGAGCATCCCCGACGTAAAGGTCGAGGAGATCCAAGACACCGTTGCCTTCTCGTCGTCTGATGAAGAGGAGATTGAGGTGGAAGTGGAGACGGTGAACGTGAAGGACGAGCCAGAGGAAGTGGTCATCCCAGAGACCAATCACAGTTCTCTTGGGGTTGACGACTTCCTGTCTGATGCATCTCCTTCCTTCAACGACTACGAGAAGGCAGCCTATTTGTTGACGGATGCGTGCAGCGATTCTGGATACGAGCgatccccctcccccttcagtGACATCTCCTCCCCACTCTGCTCAGACGGCTCCTGGGAAGACATGTTTGCCAACGAACTCTTTCCGCAACTGATTAGCGTCTGA